GACAGGCATTGGGTGCGCACCATATCCGGCGGAGTAACTGCCCCAGCAGCTGCGGAATACTTGCAGGTCTGGCACGCGATTGAGGACATCGTCCTCACGGATGCACCGGACCGCCTCGTCTGGCGATGGGAGTCTGACGGAAGCTTCTCGGTCTGATCGGCTTATCAGGCATTACATCTCGGTTCTCACCCCATTCCGGGCTGCATCAGGATTTGGGAGGTGTGGGCGCCGCTCAAGGTCAAGCTGTTTCTCTGGCTAGCGGTTCGCCGCCGACAATGGACAGCGGACAGACAACGGAAGCATGGGCTCGATGCACACGACACCTGCTTCCTGTGCGATCAGGAACCGGAAACCATTGATCACATCATCGTCGAATGTTCCTTCACCAGGCAGTTGTGGTTCGAGGCAGCCACGACGCTTGGGGCAACTCTGACCGAGCAACCAGCCGGTGCCATTGTCGACTGGTGGCAGACCTGGAGAGCTCTTTGGCCAGTGTCATTTGCAAGAGGCGCAGACTCCATGTTCGCGCTAATCGCTTGGGAAATCTAGAAAGAACGTAATGCGCGTTGTTTCCGCGGAGCAGCCACACAGATTCCGGCGATCAAGGCAACCATCAAACTTCAGGCAGAGCTATGGGTCCAGGCCGGTGCGAAGCACCTAGGTTGTTTAATTCAGCAAGTAATAGGTTAGAGAACAAGCTGAGCAGGGTGGGTGTGCTCAGTGTTAATCTTGTAAACCACCCGAGATGTAACAAACTATTCTTCTACTTAATAAAAAAACGTGCAAATTTTTTACGTGATTGAGAAAAAAAAACCCAGCAACATCATGCTGGATGAGTCCCTCAGCACCAGGCTCGGCGACTTTGGTCTGGCCAGGCTCGGTgaccatggcgcacggtggcacACCACCAAGGCCGTGATGGGCACGGCAGGGTACATCGACCCGGAGTTCGTCAACACGCACCACCCGAGCACCTACTCTGACGTCTATAGCTTCGGCATCGTCCTCCTCGAGATCGTCTCCGGCTGGTGCCCCGTGATCCTGCTTGAAGGACGTGCGCACTTCGTCCTGGTCAAGTGGATGTGGGGTCTGTACGGCCGGAACGCGATCCTTGACGCGGCGGACAAGCGACTGAGGGCCGCCGGCGACGAGGCTGATGACAGGTGCATGGAGAGGGTGCTCGTCGTTGGACTGTGGTGCGCGCATCCTGACCAGAGCGAGCAGCCGTCCATCGCGCAGGCCATGCATGTTCTGCAGTCGGAGGACGCCAGGCTTCCAGAGCTCACGCCTCAGATGTACAGGACGGTGTCTGAGTTCGCCGTCACTGGACGTGCTGTCGACGCATTGTCCGTTCAGAGCTCCTCTTCCACGACCACGATGACAACCGGCGGCCATTCCAAGCTCTCTGCCGAGTCGGCGTCCTCGGCCTTGCTCCGGGATTCAAAAGAGTTGGCTTGATTTACATCCAATGGCGACTGTGTGAGTTAATTATATATTGACTGTAAAATTACTTTTTTTTTCAGGTACATTCATCATTGTTGTACTTCTTGACTTATAAAAAACAAACATTTG
Above is a genomic segment from Miscanthus floridulus cultivar M001 chromosome 3, ASM1932011v1, whole genome shotgun sequence containing:
- the LOC136545117 gene encoding L-type lectin-domain containing receptor kinase IX.1-like, encoding MCSCGQKRRSGGSGDSDYEEEDDRIELEKGVAASGPKRYTYRELAAATNNFAEDYKLGRGGFGSVYRGMLDVGEERLVPVAIKMLSPESSEQGRKEFEAEVRIISRLKHRNLVPQLLGWCDSRRNGLLLVYELVAKGSLDKHLHNSESFLTWPQRYHIILGLGSALRYLHQEWEQCVVHGDIKPSNHRNIMLDESLSTRLGDFGLARLGDHGARWHTTKAVMGTAGYIDPEFVNTHHPSTYSDVYSFGIVLLEIVSGWCPVILLEGRAHFVLVKWMWGLYGRNAILDAADKRLRAAGDEADDRCMERVLVVGLWCAHPDQSEQPSIAQAMHVLQSEDARLPELTPQMYRTVSEFAVTGRAVDALSVQSSSSTTTMTTGGHSKLSAESASSALLRDSKELA